The sequence CGACGGCCTGTAAATAGCCGCGGGCCAGCGTGGTCATATCGCCCGACGCCGCCGCCGAGGCGTTTACATCATAGCCGTCCGCTTCACTGCCGCTTACCGACAGTTCGCGTCCCGGCGTCAGCAGATTGAAGCGCAGGATGGTGAAACGGAACGCCAGATAGTAAATAACGAAGAACGCCAACCCCTGCGGTATCAACATATACCACTGCGTCGCCAGCGGGTTGCGGGACGACAGCACCATATCAACCAGTCCGGCGCTAAAACCGAAACCGGCGATCCAATGCATGCTGGCCGCAATAAACACCGAGATCCCGGTGAGCAGCGCGTGCAGAACATACAGCACCGGCGCCACAAACATAAAGGAGAACTCCAGCGGCTCGGTGATGCCGGTAAAGAATGCGGCGAATGCCGCGGCAAGCATAATCCCCGCCACCTTGCTTTTATTCTCCGGGCGCGAGCAGTGATAAATAGCCAGCGCCGCCCCCGGCAGGCCGAACATCATAATCGGGAAGAACCCGGCCTGATAACGTCCGGTAATGCCGGCGACCGCTTTCCCCGCGTCGATGGACTGTTGTCCGGCCAGGAAATTCGGGATGTCGTTAATTCCGGCCACATCAAACCAGAACACCGAGTTCAGCGCATGGTGCAGACCGACGGGGATCAACAGGCGATTGAAAAAGGCGTAAATACCGGCGCCGGTCGCGCCCAACTGCTGAATATACTCGCCAAAAGCGACCAGCGCGTTATAAATGACCGGCCACGCATACATCAGGATAAAGGCGACCAGAATCATCAGGAATGAGGTGAGGATCGGCACCAGGCGCCGTCCGCTAAAGAATGACAGCGCTTTTGGCAGTTCCACCTGACTAAAGCGGTTATACAGCTCCGCGGAAATCACCCCGACCAGAATACCGATAAACTGGTTTTTAATATTGCCGAACGCGGCGGGCACCTGTTCCAGCGGAATTTTCTGGATCATCGACACCGCTTCCGGCGAACCGAGCGTGGTCAGCACAAGGTATCCGACGAAACCGGTCAAGGCCGCGGCGCCATCTTTATCCTTCGACATACCGTAAGCCACGCCGACGGCAAACAGCGCCGCCATATTTTCGATAATGGCCGCGCCCGATTTAATAAACAGCGCCGCCAGGGCATTTTCACTTCCCCAGCCGACCGGATCAATCCAGTAGCCAATCCCCATCAGGAGCGCGGCGGCGGGCAGCGTGGCGACTGGCACCATCAACGCCCGGCCGATTTTTTGCAAATAACCAAGAATACTCACATGTTCCTCTCTTCCCCTGTGGGACAAAAAACTGCCGGTTAAACCTGCTCACAGCCGGGTAAAACCACAACGGGTGGTTTTGGCATGGAGTGTAAGAAAAATATTTCGCTTCACAAATTAAACCCTACCATTATGTGATAACAATCACTAAAAAATCGCATATAAAAAGTTTATACCTGCATAAATCGCCAACTTATTTTAAGATGAAAAAAAACAGGCTACACTGATACGCACTGTTATTTCGCTGCTGAAACGCGCCGCCAAGGCGATTTAGCGCGATACTTATTTAATCGTCCTCAAACAATCAGGAGACCGCTGATGAGACTGATTCCTCTCTCTACCCCCGCTGAAGTCGGCAACTGGGCCGCACGTTATATCGTGCAGAAAATCAACGAATTCAACCCGAGCGCCGCCCGCCCTTTCGTGCTGGGCCTCCCCACCGGCGGTTCACCGCTGGAAGCCTACAAAGCGCTGGTGGCGATGCACCGGGCCGGAGAGGTGAGTTTTAAGCATGTGGTGACGTTCAATATGGATGAATATGTCGGCCTGCCCGCCGAACATCCGCAAAGCTATCGCAGCTTTATGCAGCAGAATTTATTCAATCACGTTGATATTCCTTCGGAAAACATTAACCTGTTGAATGGCAACGCGGAAGATATCGCAGCGGAATGTCGCCGTTACGAAGAGAAAATCAAGTCTTACGGCAAGATCCACCTGTTTATGGGAGGCGTAGGAAATGACGGGCATATCGCTTTCAATGAACCCGCCTCTTCTTTAGCTTCCCGAACTCGAATCAAAACCCTGACGGAAGAGACGCGCCTCGCCAACTCTCGTTTCTTTGACGGCGATGTTAACCTGGTGCCGAAATTCGCCCTTACCGTCGGCGTCGGCACCCTGCTGGATGCCGAGGAGGTAATGATCCTGGTCACCGGACGCAACAAGGCCCAGGCATTACAGGCCGCGGTGGAAGGAAACGTAAACCATATGTGGACCATCAGTTGCCTGCAACTTCACGCCAAAGCGGTAATGGTATGCGACGAACCGTCGACGATGGAGCTGAAAATCAAAACCGTTAAATATTTCCGTGAGTTAGAAACGGAACAGATGAAAAATCTTTAATCAGTGGTCGGGAGTCGACGATGTACGCTTTAACAAACGGCCGGATTTATACCGGCCACCAGGCGCTGGATAATCACGCGGTGGTGATTGCCGACGGTCTGATAGAGAACGTTTGCCCCGTTAGCGACCTTCCCGCCGGGCTGAAAAGGCATGACCTTGGCGGCGCGTCGCTCGCCCCCGGATTTATCGATCTCCAGCTAAACGGCTGCGGCGGGGTTCAGTTCAACGACTCGCTGGAATCCATCTCGGTGCAAACGCTGGAAACCATGCATCAGACCAACCTGAAAGCGGGCTGCACCAGTTTTTTGCCTACGCTTATCACCTGCAGCGATGAGTTTATGAAGCACGGCGTGGAAGTGATGCGCGCCTATCTGGCGCAGAACAGCTTCCAGGCGCTGGGCCTGCACCTCGAAGGCCCCTGGCTGAACGTAATAAAAAAAGGCACGCACAACGCCGACTTTATTCGTCAACCGGCGCAGGAACTGGTGGATTTCCTGTGCGCCAACGCGGACGTCATCAGCAAAATCACCCTGGCGCCGGAAAAAGTCTCCCCGGCGATAATCCGCCAGTTGGCGGACGCCGGCATCGTGGTTTCCGCCGGCCACTCCAACGCCACCTGGGAACAGGCCAAACGGGGCTTTGCCTGCGGCATTAGCTTCGCCACCCACCTGTTCAACGCCATGCCTTATCTCACCGGCCGCGAACCCGGCCTGGTCGGCGCCGTTTATGACGCCCCTGAAATCTATTGCGGCATTATCGCCGACGGCCGCCACGTTAGCTGGGCCAATATCCGTAACAGCAAGCGGATTAAAGGCGAAAAGCTGGTGCTGGTCACCGACGCCGTGGCGCCGGCGGGATCGACGATTGACCGGTTCATTTTTGCCGGTAAAACCATATACTACCGCGACGGCCTGTGCGTGGATGAAAACGGCGTGCTCAGCGGTTCGGCCCTGACGATGATAGAAGCGGTGCGCAACTGCGTGGAACAGGCGGGGATCCCGCTGGATGAGGCGCTCAGAATGGCGACCCTCTATCCAGCGCGCGCCATCGGCACAGACAGGCAGCTAGGCAGCATCGAAAGCGGTAAAGTCGCTAATTTGACCGTTTTCGACCGTAATTATCACATTCTCAATACTTTTGTTAACGGCAGCGATGAATTGGCGGTGACAAGGAATTGACCATACGCGGATAACTTTTCATGACCATTGGCGGACAAGCGCAGATAGGGAATGTTGATCTGGTTAAACAATTAAACAGCGCGGTCGTGTACCGCCTGATCGATCAACAAGGGCCGATTTCACGCATCCAGATAGCGGAACAGAGCCAGCTTGCCCCCGCCAGCGTCACCAAAATCACCCGCCAGCTGCTGGAGCGCGGGTTGATCAAAGAGGTGGAGCAACAGGCTTCCACCGGCGGCAGACGCGCCATTTCCATTGTCACCGAAACGCGCCCGTTTCATGCCATCGCCGTGCGCCTCGGGCGCAATGACGCCACCGTCGCGCTATACGATTTGCAGGGAAAATCCCTGGGGGAGGCGCACTACGACCTGCCGGAAAAAACCCAGGAAAGCGTGGAAACCGCACTGTTTAAAGCCATCGCCCACTTTATTGATAACCATCGGCCGCGCATCCGCGAGCTGATCGCCATTTCCGTGGCGTTGCCCGGTCTGGTCGATCCCCATGCCGGTCTCGTGCGTTATATGCCCCATATCGGCGTCAACAACTGGCCGCTGGTGGATAATATCCAGCGCCGTTTCCAGGTCGCCAGTTTTGTCGGCCACGATATTCGCAGCCTGGCGCTGGCGGAACACTACTTTGGCGCCACGCACGACTCGCTGGATTCGCTCCTGGTGCGCGTCCATCGCGGTACCGGCGCCGGGATCCTGGTTAACGGACAGATATTTCTCGGCACGAACGGCAACGTGGGGGAAATCGGCCATATACAGATTGATCCGCTGGGAGAGCGCTGTCACTGCGGCAATTTCGGCTGTCTGGAAACGGTCGTTGCCAATGGGGCCATCGAACAACGCGTACGGCATTTATTGCAGCAAGGCTACCCCAGCAAAATCGAGGCGGATAACTGCACCATCGCCGCCATCTGCAAAGCCGCCAATCGGGACGATCCGCTGGCTCGCGAAGTAATTGAACACGCGGGACAATATCTGGGGAAAGCCATATCCATCGCCATCAACCTGTTTAATCCGCAAAAGGTGGTGATCGCCGGGGAAATTACCGCCGCCGAAAAAACCTTGCTGCCCGCCATTCAACGCTGCATCAATGCGCAGGTGCTGAAAGATTTTCGCAATAGCCTGCCCGTTGAAGTATCCGCTTTGAACCACCTCTCGGCGATCGGCGCCTTTGCGCTGGTAAAACGCGCCATGTTAAACGGCGTGTTGTTGCAACATTTGCTGGAAACTCACTGATCGACGTTTTTTCTCATAAGAACGGGTTATGGAATCACTAAAAACATGACGATTCCAGCGGGTGAATTTATCGATTATTCATCAAATCGCCGTATAAATTATTCAAACATCATCAGCATGGCTTTTTTTATTAGATGATATTGAATTCCTATGGCGTTTTGATGCTAAATCATTGTCACTGACACGGCATTGGTAATCATTATGCAGGAAAAACGGCGGCGACATTGCCGTCCGTAAATTGCAGCTGATTAATCTGAAACAATTAGGGAGTCATCCATGTGTTCTATCTTCGGTGTGCTTGATCTCAAGACCGATCCTGTTGAAATGCGTAAAAAAGCGCTGGAATTATCACGCCTGATGCGTCACCGCGGACCGGACTGGTCCGGTGTCTATGCCGGCGACAAAGCCATTCTGGCCCATGAGCGTCTGTCCATCGTTGATGTGAACACCGGCGCCCAGCCGTTGTACAACCTCGCGCGTACCCACGTTCTGGCCGTTAACGGTGAAATTTATAACCACCAGGCGCTGCGTCAGCAATATGGCGACCGCTACGCGTTCCAGACCGGCTCCGACTGCGAAGTCATCCTGGCGCTGTACCAGGAAAAAGGCCCGGAATTCCTGGACGATCTGCAAGGCATGTTCGCCTTCGCGCTCTACGACAATGAAAAAGACGCCTACCTGATCGGCCGCGATCACCTGGGCATCATTCCGCTGTACATGGGATACGACGAATTCGGCAACTTCTACGTGGCTTCAGAAATGAAATCGCTGGTTCCGGTGTGCCGCACGATTAAAGAATTCCCCGCCGGCAGCTACCTGTGGAGCAAGGACGGAGAAATCCGTGAATACTATCATCGCGACTGGTTCGATTACGAAAACGTAAAAGACAACGAAACCGACGCCGATGCCCTGCGCGACGCGCTGGAAGAGTCGGTGAAAAGCCACCTGATGTCGGATGTGCCTTACGGCGTTCTGCTCTCCGGCGGTCTGGACTCCTCGGTGATCTCCGCCATCACCAAAAAATACGCCGCCCGCCGGGTTGAAGACGGCGAGCGCAGTGAAGCCTGGTGGCCGCAGCTGCACTCTTTCGCCGTCGGCCTGAAAGGCGCGCCGGACTTGAAAGCCGCTCAGGAAGTCGCCGAACATCTGGGCACCGTGCACCACGAAATCCACTTCACGGAGCAGGAAGGGCTGGATGCGATTCGCGATGTGATTTACCACATTGAAACCTACGACGTGACGACCATTCGCGCCTCTACCCCGATGTATCTGATGTCGCGTAAAATCAAGGCGATGGGCATCAAGATGGTACTGTCCGGCGAAGGCTCCGACGAAGTGTTTGGCGGCTATCTCTATTTCCACAAAGCGCCGAACGCCAAAGAGCTGCATGAGGAAACCGTGCGCAAACTGCTGGCGCTGCACCAGTATGACTGCGCCCGCGCCAACAAGGCGATGTCGGCCTGGGGCGTGGAAGCGCGCGTGCCGTTCCTGGATAAAAAATTCCTGGATGTGGCCATGCGCATCAACCCGCGCGATAAAATGTGCGGCAACGGCAAAATGGAAAAACACATTCTGCGCGAATGTTTTGAATCATACCTGCCGCACAGCGTGGCATGGCGCCAGAAAGAACAATTCTCCGACGGCGTCGGCTATAGCTGGATTGATACGCTGAAAGAAGTTGCCGCTCAGCAGGTTAGCGACCAGCAGTTGGAAACCGCGCACTTCCGTTTCCCGTACAACACGCCGACCTCCAAAGAAGGCTATCTGTACCGTGAAATCTTCGAAGAGCTGTTCCCGGTTCCCAGCGCCGCGGAATGCGTGCCTGGCGGCCCGTCAGTCGCCTGCTCTTCGGCTAAAGCCATTGAATGGGATGAATCCTTCAAAAAGATGGATGATCCCTCGGGTCGCGCGGTTGGCGTACACCAGTCCGCTTACTGATCGCCGGTTTTGTTTTTCGCTATTGCAACGGGCCGCACAGGCCCGTTTTTCTATCTGATTTAGTGGTAAAGCCGGCTTTTTGACGCTTTTCTCACCAGACTGTTCACAACCCAAACAAACGGCGCAGGGTAAGCCCTTTTCGGGAAAAAATTTGTTGACGCAATTAGGCCAACTACGCATAATGCGCCCCGCAACGCCGATGAAGGTGACGCGGAAAAGATGGCTACGTAGCTCAGCTGGTTAGAGCACAGCACTCATAATGCTGGGGTCACAGGTTCGATTCCCGTCGTAGCCACCATCTTTTGCGGGAGTGGCGAAATTGGTAGACGCACCAGATTTAGGTTCTGGCGCCGCAAGGTGTGCGAGTTCAAGTCTCGCCTCCCGCACCATTACTTTCACGGCTTGAAATAGCTTTTCGAAGCTTGATAATGGTTTTACTTAGTTTTGGGGTATCGCCAAGCGGTAAGGCACCGGTTTTTGATACCGGCATTCCCTGGTTCGAATCCAGGTACCCCAGCCATCTAATTGATATTTAAAAATTTTTGTTGAAACATAACAAAAACGGCAGTACGATTTGGCTACGTAGCTCAGCTGGTTAGAGCACAGCACTCATAATGCTGGGGTCACAGGTTCGATTCCCGTCGTAGCCACCACATTTTTGGGGTATCGCCAAGCGGTAAGGCACCGGATTCTGATTCCGGCATTCCCAGGTTCGAATCCTGGTACCCCAGCCAAATCAATATAAAAAAGCCCGCTAACGCGGGCTTTTTTATGGCAGCCTCCCCCTCGGGCCGTCGCTCAGCGACGTTAAAAAACGCTCCCGCTTAAACACCAATCGCATACTTCAACGCACGCTGTTTTAACCCGCCGGCGCGCTGCGCGGCCATCAATGCCAGATTGCGCGCCACACCGAGCGGCGCAAGCGAATTGCTGAAAGCGCTGTAGAACAAATCCATACCGCTTTGCATCAGCAGATTATCCGGCATACGGCGACGCTGGTAGCGGCGTAATACCGACTCCGAGCACCACGCCTCGCCGGCATCGCGGGCATGGGTTAACACCTCCAGCAATGCCTCCACGTCCCGATATCCCAGGTTCACCCCCTGCCCGGCCAGCGGATTGATGGTATGCGCCGCGTCGCCCAGCAGCGCCAGCCCCGGTTGCACATAGGTTTGCGCATGGCGCCGCACCAAGGGAAAGGAGCCGGCGGCCAACGCTTTCACCCGTTCCAGGCGTTGCGGGAAGGTCGCCGCAATCTCCTTATCCAACTGGGCGAGCGGCATGGCCTGAAGCTGACGGATGCGCTGCGGGCTGTCATACCACACCAGCGATCCCCAATTGTCGAACAGCGGCAGGAAAGCGCGCGGTCCGGCGGGCGTAAACTGCTGCCAGGTAACATCCTGCTGGGGGAGCGAGCTCTCCACGCCGATCAGCATGCAGGACTGACGATACTGCCAGCCGCTGACGCCAATCCCCGCCCACTGGCGGACCCGGGAGTTGGCGCCGTCAGCGCCTATCACCAGCGGCGCCGTCAGGCGCTGTCCGTCATCAAGCTGCAACAGCCATCCCGCGTCCGTGCGCAGCATGCTCTGCAGACCGCTCGGGCAGTAGCAACGGCAGCGCTCAACCTCATTCAGGGCGGCCCATAACGCCAGTTGCAATACCCGGTTTTCCACCATAAAACCCAGTTCGGGTAACCGGATATCCGCCGCATCGAACACCACGCGGGCATTATCCCATTCCCAGGTTTCCAGGCGGCGATAAGGGGCGCTGCGCATCCGTTGCACCCGCGGCCAGGCGCCAAGCCGTTTCAGCAGGGCAACGGAACCATGGCCGATCGCCGAAATACGTAAGTTCGGCGCACTGGCGGGGTCAAAAGGGACGGGTAATTCCTGCTCGATAACCGCCACATGAAAATCATTGCGGGCTAGTCCCAATGCAATGGCAGCCCCCACCATTCCGCCCCCGACAACGATCGCATCATAATGCATACTGGTTTATCCCTATCTGGCTATGCTTCTTATTATCAGCAAAGAAATATAGAAAACAGTGTACTGGATTTCAGGCCGACTTTTTATAAAAGCCGGCCGCCCTACCAAAGCGAATGTTTGCGAACTCTGGTCACAACGGCAGCAAAAGATTACAATACGCGCCCCCAATAAAGGGAAAGCTTTCTTACCCGCACTGAGTAATGGCAAGTCGATGACAAAAAAACTGCATATTAAAACCTGGGGCTGTCAGATGAACGAGTACGATTCATCCAAGATGGCTGATTTACTGGGAAGTACGCACGGTTATGAACTAACCGAGGTCGCGGAAGAGGCGGATGTTCTACTGCTGAATACCTGTTCCATCCGTGAAAAGGCGCAGGAAAAGGTCTTCCATCAACTTGGACGCTGGAAAGCGCTGAAAGATATCAATCCGAATCTGATCATCGGCGTTGGCGGCTGCGTGGCCTCGCAGGAAGGGGCCCACATCCGGGAACGCGCGCACTATGTCGATGTGATTTTCGGCCCCCAGACATTACACCGCCTGCCGGAAATGATTAACCACGTACAGGGAACCCGCAGCCCGGTGGTGGATATCAGCTTTCCTGAAATCGAAAAGTTCGACCGTCTGCCGGAACCCAAAGCGGAAGGACCGACGGCGTTTGTTTCCATTATGGAAGGCTGCAACAAATACTGCACCTTCTGCGTCGTGCCCTATACGCGCGGCGAAGAAGTCAGCCGCCCGTGCGATGACGTGCTGTTTGAAATCGCCCAGTTGGCGGAGCAAGGCGTGCGAGAAGTGAACCTGCTGGGGCAGAACGTCAACGCCTACCGCGGCGCCACCTACAACGGTGAAATCTGCTCATTCGCCGAGCTGCTGCGTCTGGTGGCGGCCATCGACGGCATTGATCGCATTCGTTTCACCACCAGCCATCCGATTGAATTCACCGACGACATTATTAGCGTCTATGAAGATACGCCGGAACTGGTCAGCTTCCTGCATTTACCGGTACAGAGCGGCTCCGACCGCGTGCTGACCATGATGAAACGCCGCCACACCGCGCTTGAATACAAGTCGATCATCCGCAAGCTGCACAACGCGCGTCCGGGTATTCAGGTCAGCTCGGACTTTATCGTCGGTTTCCCCGGCGAGACGCAGGCGGACTTTGAACAGACCATGAAGCTGATCGCCGATGTCAATTTCGATATGAGCTTCAGCTTTATTTACTCCGCTCGACCGGGAACCCCGGCGGCGGACATGGTGGACGACGTCACGGAAGAAGAGAAAAAGCAGCGTTTGTACATTTTGCAGGAGCGCATCAGCCAGCAGGCGATGCAATACAGCCGCCGCATGCAGGGCACCATCCAGCGCATTCTGGTGGAAGGCACCTCGCGCAAGAGCGTGATGGAGCTGTCAGGGCGCACGGAGAACAACCGGGTGGTCAACTTTGAAGGCACGCCGGAGATGATCGGCAAGTTTGTCGATGTGGAAATCGTCGACGTCTACCCTAACTCGTTACGCGGTATTGTGGTGCGCACCGAAGATCAGATGGATCTGCGCGTGCACGAATCCCCTTCCGCGGTGATTGCCCGTACCCGTAAAGAGAACGAAATCGGCGTGGGGATCTACCAGCCCTGATTGCTGTGCGAAGCGGGTTGCATCTCCAAGCTATGGGTGGCGTTGCCATCCATTTTTCTTATTTGCAGTCGCGGAGATAAGCACTTTCGGCCTGCTGTTGCATTTGGATTTGCAAGACGCAATCCCAATATAGGTATTGCTACTTGCGCCATTTGCCATTAGCGATAAATAATTCATGCATGTGGCACAGCGAAAACTGCGCTATCTGATACAGGTCGTCACGCGGCCTGCCGCTAAAGCCCAAGAGGAATAATTTGAACGTAACGACAAAAGAGATTGCCCTTGAACCCGCAGATAACCAACGCCTGCAAAGCCTCTGCGGCCCGTTTGACGACAACGTTAAACAGCTGGAGCGCCGTTTGGGCATTGAGATTAATCGGCAGGATAATAGATTCAAGCTGGTCGGCAAAACGCTCTGCGTAGAGGCCGCCGCCGATATTCTGCACCGTCTGTACGTCGATACCGCTCCAGTGCGCGGCGCCATCGGCGATGTCGAGCCCGAGCAGATTCACCTTGCCATTAAAGAATCGCGCGCGCTGGAACAGTCGGCCGAAAGCGTTCCGGATTACGGCAAAGCGATTAACATCCGCACCAAGCGCGGCGTGATTAAACCGCGTACCCCCAATCAGGCGCAATATATCGCCAACGTGTTGGATCACGACATCACCTTCGGCGTCGGCCCGGCGGGGACGGGGAAAACCTATCTGGCCGTGGCCGCCGCCGTCGACGCCCTCGAACGTCAGGAAATCCGCCGTATTCTGCTGACGCGCCCCGCCGTGGAAGCCGGCGAGAAACTGGGCTTTCTGCCCGGCGATCTGAGCCAGAAGGTCGACCCCTACCTGCGTCCGCTGTATGACGCCCTGTTTGAAATGCTCGGGTTCGAGAAAGTCGAAAAGCTGATTGAACGTAATGTGATCGAAGTAGCGCCGTTGGCTTACATGCGTGGCCGTACCCTGAACGATGCGTTTATCATTCTGGATGAAAGCCAGAATACCAGCATTGAGCAAATGAAGATGTTTCTGACCCGCATCGGCTTTAACTCCAAGGCGGTGATCACCGGCGACGTCACGCAGATTGACCTGCCGCGCAACCAGAAATCGGGCTTGCGCCACGCCATCGAAGTACTGGCCGAGGTCGAGGAAATCAGCTTTAATTTCTTCAACAGCGAAGACGTGGTGCGCCACCCTGTGGTGGCCCGCATCGTCAATGCCTATGAAGCCTGGGAGCTTGCCGACCAGAAACGCAAAGACGCGCTGGCGGAACAACGCAAACGGGAAGCGCAGTCGGCTTCAGAGCAGGAACGCAAATGAGCCAGGTCATTCTCGATTTACAAATTGCCAGCGAGCAGGCCCAGGGCCTGCCTGATGAAAAAGATTTCCAGCGCTGGCTGGATGGGGTTCTGCCCCAGTTTCAGGCGGTTTCAGAGGTGACTATCCGCATCGTGGACGAGGCGGAAAGCCGCCATCTGAATCACACCTACCGGGGTAAAGACAAGCCGACCAACGTGCTCTCCTTCCCGTTTGAAGCGCCGCCGGAAGTGGAGCTTCCCCTGCTGGGCGATTTAATCATCTGCCGTCAGGTGGTGGAACTGGAAGCGGTCGAGCAGGAAAAGACGCCTGAGGAGCACTGGGCACATATGGTTGTCCATGGTAGTCTGCATCTGCTAGGGTATGACCATATCGAAGACGGCGAAGCCGAAGAAATGGAAGCGCTGGAAACGGAGATTATGCAAAATATGGGGTATGCCGATCCCTATCTTGCGGAAAAAGACGGCCTTGCCGATTAAATAGCCAATTTGATTTTACGCAATTGCTTATTTCCACGTCAGTCAGGCTGCATCATGTTTACTCCCAACCTGCTGATAATTATTCATTAACATGAGTGATATTCACTAAAACGCCATGAGCGACGACCATTCTCAAAACAGCGATAGCCCCAGTCCCAAGAAGGGTTTCTTTTCCCTTATTCTCAATCAGCTTTTTCACGGTGAACCGAAAGATCGCAACGATCTGCTGACGCTTATCCGTGATTCGGAACAGAACGACCTGATTGATCCGGAAACCCGCGATATGCTCGAGGGCGTGATGGATATCGCCGAGCAGCGCGTGCGCGATATCATGATCCCACGTTCGCAGATGATCACCCTGAAACACAATCAAACGCTGGAAGAGTGCCTGGATGTCATTATCGAATCCGCCCATTCCCGCTTTCCCGTCATCAGCGAAGATAAAGATCATATCGAAGGGATCCTGATGGCCAAAGACCTGCTGCCGTTTATGCGCAGCGATTCCGAGCCGTTCAGCATGGATAAAGTGCTGCGCTCCGCGGTGGTGGTGCCGGAAAGCAAACGCGTCGACCGCATGCTGAACGAATTCCGCTCTCTGCGCTATCACATGGCCATCGTGATTGACGAATTCGGCGGCGTTTCCGGTCTGGTAACCATTGAAGACATTCTTGAATTGATCGTCGGCGAGATTGAAGACGAATACGACGACGAGGAAGACCGCGATATTCGCCAGCTCAACCGCAACACCTATACCGTGCGCGCGCTCACCGACATTGAAGACTTCAATGAAGCGTTCGGCACGCAGTTCAGCGACGAAGAGGTCGATACCATCGGCGGTTTAATCATGCAGTCTTTCGGCCACCTGCCCGCCCGCGGGGAAACCGTCGAAATAGAAGGTTACCTGTTTAAAGTCGCCATGGCCGACAGCCGCCGTATCATTCAGGTACACGTCCGGATCCCTGACAACGCGCCTCAACCGCAACTGGAAGACTAATTTGACAATGGCCGTACTCTCTTTACTTCAACGCCAGCAGGTTCGCGTCCTGCTGGCGCTCTTGTTCGGCGCCTGCGGCACATTGGCGTTTTCTCCATTTGATATCTGGCCGGCGGCGCCGCTCGCCCTGATGGGATTACAGGCCCTGCTGCTGAATCGAACCGTACGCCAGTCAGCCTGGATCGGCTTCAGTTGGGGATTAGGCCTGTTCGGCAGCGGCGTAAACTGGGTATACGTCAGCATTGCCCAGTTCGGCGGCATGCCCGAGCCGGTCAACGTCGCGCTGGTGGTGCTGCTGGCCGCCTATCTGGCGCTCTATCCGTTGCTGTTTTCCGTTCTGCTGGCGCGGTTGTGGCCCAAAACCACCTGGTGGCGCCTGGCGATCGCCGCGCCCGTGCTGTGGCAGGTGACCGAATTTCTGCGCGGCTGGGTGCTCACCGGTTTTCCGTGGCTGCAGTTTGGCTACAGCCAGATTAACGGCCCGCTGAAAGGAATCGCGCCAATTCTGGGCGTCGACGCCATTACCTTCTTGCTGGTGAGCATCAGCGGCCTGCTGACTTTCGCC comes from Brenneria nigrifluens DSM 30175 = ATCC 13028 and encodes:
- the corC gene encoding CNNM family magnesium/cobalt transport protein CorC (CorC(YbeX) belongs to the Cyclin M Mg2+ Exporter (CNNM) family, and was characterized as belonging to a set of three proteins, at least one of which must be present for CorA to function.) is translated as MSDDHSQNSDSPSPKKGFFSLILNQLFHGEPKDRNDLLTLIRDSEQNDLIDPETRDMLEGVMDIAEQRVRDIMIPRSQMITLKHNQTLEECLDVIIESAHSRFPVISEDKDHIEGILMAKDLLPFMRSDSEPFSMDKVLRSAVVVPESKRVDRMLNEFRSLRYHMAIVIDEFGGVSGLVTIEDILELIVGEIEDEYDDEEDRDIRQLNRNTYTVRALTDIEDFNEAFGTQFSDEEVDTIGGLIMQSFGHLPARGETVEIEGYLFKVAMADSRRIIQVHVRIPDNAPQPQLED